In uncultured Desulfovibrio sp., the genomic stretch TTGCGGCATGGCTGCGCGCCCGTTTTTCGTTTTTCCGCCCACAGCGTGTTGGAGACACCTATGTTCGCCAAATTGGAAGGTCTGGAAAAGAAATTCATGGAGCTGGAGCATTCCCTGGCTGAGCCGGACGTGTTCAACGATCAGGAACACTACCGCAAGCTCACCAAGGCCCATGCCGATCTGCGCGACATTGTTGAAAGATACCGCCGCCACAGGGCGCTGTTGCAGGAACAGGCCGAAAACAAGCAGCTGCTGCGCGATGAAGACCCCGAAATGCGCGAGCTTGCCCAGGAAGACCTGCGCCGCATTGAAAAGGAACTGCCCGAGGTGGAGCAGGAGCTCAAGCTCATGCTGCTGCCCAAGGATCCGCTGGACGAAAAGAACACCATTCTTGAAATCCGCGCCGGTACGGGCGGCGAAGAAGCGGCCCTGTTTGCCGCCGACCTGTTCCGCATGTACTCGCGCTACGCCGAAGTTAAGGGCTGGAAGGTGGAACTCATGAGCGAATCGCCCTCCGAATCGGGCGGCCTCAAGGAAGTTATCTGCCTTATCAGCGGCAACAAGGTTTACAGCCGCCTCAAGTTTGAGGCGGGCACCCACCGCGTGCAGCGCGTGCCCGCCACAGAAGCCCAAGGCCGCATCCATACCTCTGCCGCCACCGTGGCTGTTATGCCCGAAGCGGAAGAAGTGGACGTGGAAATCCGCCCCGAAGACCTGCGCATCGATATTTACCGGGCTTCCGGCGCTGGCGGGCAGCACGTCAACAAGACGGAATCGGCTGTGCGCATCACGCACTTGCCCACCAATACCGTTGTGACCTGTCAGGACGAACGCTCGCAGCACAAAAACAAGGCCCGCGCCATGAAAGTGCTTGCCTCACGCATTCTGGCCGCCGAGCGTGAACGCTATAATTCGGAAATTTCCGCCGACCGCAAGTCGCAGGTGGGTTCCGGCGACCGTTCCGAGCGCATCCGTACTTACAATTTCCCGCAGGGGCGTTGCACGGATCACCGCATCAACCTGACCCTGTATTCTCTGGATCGTATCATGGAAGGCGAAATTGATCCGCTGATTGAAGCCCTGAGCACGGTGGCGCAGGCCGATGCGCTCAAGGCCGCAGCCACGGATTAATCGCCACCTGCATTAAATATGGATACAAAAAACGCCCGCAAATTTTGCGGGCGTTTTTTGCGTCTGCATGACGGGCATCCATGCGACAAAATGCACTTATACTGACTGATCGGGCAGCCGCAGCATGCCCTCGCGGATGATAAAGGCGATCACGGCCTCAATGCCGGCACCGGAAAGCATTTCTGTGAGCACATAGGGGCGTTCGCCGCGCATGCGGCGGGTGTCGCGTTCCATCACGTCCAGCGAGGCATGCACCATGGGCGCGAGGTCAACCTTGTTGATGATGAGCAGGTCGGACTTGGTGATGCCGGGGCCGCCCTTGCGCGGGATTTTGTCCCCGCCGCTCACGTCTATGACATAGATGGTGAGGTCGGCCAGTTCCGGGCTGAACGTGGCAGAGAGATTGTCGCCGCCGCTTTCCACCAGCACCAGCTCAAGGCCGGGATGGCGCGCCTGAAGCTCTTCAATGGCCTGAATGTTCATGGAAGCGTCTTCGCGGATGGCAGTGTGCGGGCAGCCGCCCGTTTCAACGCCAATGATGCGGTCAGCTTCAAGGGCGTTGTGGCGCAGCAGAAATTCCGCATCTTCACGGGTGTAAATGTCGTTGGTGACGACAGCCATATTGTAGTGCTTGCGAAGGCGCATGCACAGGTGGCGCAGGAGGGCCGTTTTGCCGGAACCCACAGGGCCGCCAACGCCCACTCGCAGGCAGGGTCTATTGGTCATGACGTTCAACTCCTGAAAAGTCGGGTGTATTGTCGTTCGTGTCCGGCGCTGCACAGGGCGAGGCCGGGGAGGCTGGAGCCGATGTCCTCATCGGGCAGGGCCGCTGCCTGAGCCACCAGTTGCGGGACGGCAGGCATGAACTCCAGCAACAGTTTTTGCGCGGCGGTCTGGCCCAAAGGCACTGTTTTGCAGGCCACGGCCACCTGATTTTGCAGCCAGCTCCACACATAGGCGCAGGCCGCGTCCATCCCGGCGCGCTGCTGCGGGGCAGGATCGCAATAAGGCTCCATGCTACGGGCGTGCTGGCCGAGCATGACGGCGGCAACCGCAAAACAGGCCGTGTACCCCGCTTTGTCTGGCAGCTGCCAGTGCGGCAGCATGCCCTGATCGTGCAAAATACGGCGCAGGGCGCGCCCCATCTGGATTTCTTCCTGCCACAGTTCGCGGCTTTCGCGGCCTGCAAGCATAAGGGCGTTCCAGCGGGCCAGCGCATCGGCATCTGCACTGGATGCCGCCGCGTGCATGCGCAGCAGCAGCGGCAGGTCGTTGCGCGCAAGGCCGAGGCGCAGCACGCCCCAAAGCCAGCGGCGCACGCCTTCCGCAGTGGCCGCATGCCCCCGTTCCACAGCGGCTGCAAGCCCCTGCGACCAGGCAAAACCGCCCACTGGCAGGGATTGCCCCGCCAGATAGAGCAGGGCTGTCAGGCCAAACTGCGGCCCATTCCATGCCGTGTGGCTACAGCCACGGCCAGCATGCGGCCCGGTTTGCCCCGCGGCATCCTCCGCCTGCGCATGTGCCGCACACTGTTGAACATGTTGAGCAAGGCAGGTTCCGCCAGCCAGCGCCCTTGCAGGGGGCGGCAGCTCGGATGCCGGCTCAGTCGCCAGTCCGGCAGCCAATTCAGCCATGACTGTGACCGTGGCCGCCGTAGGCTCCGCCCTCAGGCACAAAGGGCAGATTTTCTCGGCGCAGGCGCAGGCCCAGATTTTCCGCCAGTTCTTCAAGCACGTGGTCGGGCATGAAGCGCAGCCACTTGTGCCCGAGTTGCATGGCGGCGTGGCGGTTGCCAAGGTGATAGCAGGCGCGGGCCAGAGTTTCCCAGTTGGGGGCAATGCCCGTCACCACAGGTTCCTCGCCGTTGCGCACAATTGCCAGCACGTCCCCGGCGCGCAGAATATCGCCCTCGCGCAAAACCTGCCCTCGCGTGAGAAACAGGCCAGCTTCTTCGCCGCTGTCCAGCCGCAGCCGCTGGCGGCATTTGCCGCGCTGCTCCCATGTCAGGGTAAGGGTGGCCGTAGGCTCCAGATTGGTGCGCTGCCCCATGTTTTCAGTAAATTCCAGCATGGTCGCTCCTTAGTTGGTTGCCTAGAACAAAAAATAACGTTGCGCCAACGGCAGCACTTCTGCCGGAGCGCAGGTGAGAATCTCGCCGTCAGCGCGGACTTCATAGGTTTGTGGGTTCACGGCAATAGCCGGGGTGGCGCTGTTGAGCAGGAGGTCGCTCTTGCACAGGGTGCGCGTGCCCCGGCAGGCGGAAAGCCCGCGCAGCAGACCCAGCTCCCGCAGCCGCCCCTCGCCGCCGTTTTCCATGAAGGCGCGCGAAACAAAGCTCAGGCTGGCGGCAGCCGCAGCCTGCCCCAAGGCGCCAAACATGGGCCGGTAGTGCATGGGCTGCGGCGTGGGGATGGAGGCGTTGGCGTCGCCCATGGGCGCGGCGGCTATCTGCCCGCCCTTGATGACCAGCGAGGGTTTGACCCCAAAGAAGGCGGGCTTCCACAGCACGAGGTCGGCCAGAAGGCCGGGGGCCACAGCCCCAATGGCGTGGGAAAGGCCGTGGGTAACGGCGGGGTTGCAGGTGTACTTGGCCAGATACCGGCGCACGCGGAAGTTGTCGTTGCCACGCCCGCGATCTTCGGGCAGAGGGCCGCGCTGCACCTTCATCTTGTGCGCGGTCTGCCACGCGCGGGTGATGACCTCGCCCACGCGGCCCATGGCCTGCGAGTCGGACGAGATCATGGAAATAACGCCCATGTCCTGCAAGATATCCTCCGCTGCAATGGTTTCGCGCCGGATGCGCGAATCGGCAAAGGCTGCGTCTTCGGGCAGGGAGGGATTGAGGTGGTGGCAAACCATGAGCATGTCCAGATGCTCGTCCACGGTGTTCACCGTATAGGGCCGGGTGGGATTGGTGGACGAGGGCAGCACGTTGGGCAGGGAACAGGCGCGCAGAATGTCGGGCGCGTGCCCGCCGCCTGCGCCTTCCGTGTGGTAGGTGTGGATGGTGCGGCCCCGGAACGCGGCCAGCGTGTCTTCCACAAAGCCCGCCTCATTGAGCGTGTCGGTATGGATGGCGACCTGCACATCGTATTCGTCAGCCACGGTAAGGCAGGTGTCGATGGCAGCCGGGGTGGTGCCCCAGTCTTCGTGCAGTTTCAGGCCGCAAGCGCCCGCCTCGAGCTGCTCGCGCAGGGCCTCGGGCATGGCGGCATTGCCCTTGCCCAGAAAGCCAAAGTTCATGGGCAAGGCGTCTGTGGCGGCCAGCATGCGTTCCAGATGCCAGGGGCCGGGGGTGCAGGTGGTTGCGTTGGTGCCCGTGGCAGGGCCGGTGCCGCCGCCAAGCATGGTGGTGATGCCGCTGGCAAGGGCTTCTTCCACCTGCTGCGGGCAGATAAAGTGGATGTGCGAGTCCATGCCGCCAGCGGTGAGCAGGCAGCCTTCGCCCGCAATGATCTCCGTGCCGGGGCCGATGACCACGTCCACATCGGGCTGCACATCGGGGTTGCCCGCCTTGCCGATGGCGGCGATGCGGCCGTCGCGTATGCCAAGATCAGCCTTGATGATGCCCAGCGCCGCATCCATGATGACGGCATTGGTGATGACGGTGTCCATAGCGCCGTCAGCATTGCTGATCTGGCTCTGGCCCATGCCGTCGCGAATGACCTTGCCGCCGCCAAAGCAGACTTCATCGCCATAGACGGTGTGGTCGCGCTCGATTTCTATCCACAGTTCCGTGTCCGCAAGGCGGATGCGGTCGCCCGTGGTGGGGCCGTAGAGTTCGGCATACTGGCTTCTGGGGATGCGGATCATGCTTCTTCCTCCCTGGGGGCTTCGGCATCAAGCGCCCCCATGATCTGGGCGCGAAAGCCAAACACGCGCCGTGCCCCGGCGTAGGGCACAAGGCGCACTTCGCGTTTTTGCCCCGGCTCAAAGCGCACGGCGGTTCCGGCGGGTATGTCGAGCCGCATGCCGCGCGCGAACTCGCGGGCAAAGGTCAATGCCGGATTTACTTCAAAAAAATGGTAGTGCGAGCCCACCTGAATGGGCCGGTCGCCTGTATTGGAAACTTCCAGCACCACTTCGTGCCCTTCCGAGAGTGCGTTGAGGGTTATTTCGCCCTCTGCGATATGAAATTCACCGGGAATCATGCGTCCCCCTTGCGTGTTCGTGTGAGTTGGCGTGTGCGGCCCTGATTACAGAATGGGGTCGTGCACGGTCACAAGCTTGGTGCCGTCAGGAAAGGTTGCCTCCACCTGCACCTCGTGGATCATCTCGGGTACGCCGTCCATGACGTCCTCGCGCGTGAGCAGGTTGCGGCACGAGCCCATGAGCTCGGCCACGCTTTGCCCGTCGCGCGCGCCTTCAAGCACGGCCAGGCTGATGTAGGCCACAGCCTCGGGGTAATTGAGCTTGAGGCCGCGCGCCTTGCGCCTTTCTGCCAGCAGCCCGGCGGTGAAAAGCAGCAGCTTGTCTTTTTCTCTGGGCAGAAGTTCCATGATGCCTCCAGTATATGCGGCATGCCGCAAGAGTTCCTTGAAATTTACATGATCACAGCCCGACCAGCAGTCCGGCCAACAGCTCAGGCCGTAGCCCGGCTATGAGAAATACCCTTAAAAAGCTCCGTACCAGATGCGCGGCATATGCGGCGGGCAACCGGTCAGCGCGGGGCGCAGATGGTTCCAGGCTGTCAGCAGCAGGTTGCGCGCTTCTTCCATGTCCGGCCCCAGATAGCGCACCACAAGCACCTCACCGCGCACGGTGGCTCCGGCCCGTTCCCCCATGTGGGCAGACAGGGGCACGGGCTTGCCCAGGACGGAACTGTCGCTTGCAGCGGGGTTTGGCCCCCCGGATGCATCATCAGGCGCATCATCAGGAGTGCCATCTGGCGCATCATCAAAATCGCGGTTGGGCGAAAGCATGTTTTGCAGCGTGGTGCAGCATGCCTCCAGCGCGGCAAGGTCTTGCCCGTCATCCGTTCCGCGCCCCACGGCAAAGAGGGTGGCGGAGACCGCCTGATCACCCAGACCACAGGCGCATTTTTGCAGGGCATCGCCGCCTTCAAAGCGCAGCACCTCATGCAGCAGGGGCAGGCCCTCGCGAGTGAGGATGAGGCTTTGGCGCACGCTGCCGTGGGTAAAGCTCTCGTTGGCGGCAGGGCGGCCAAGGCAGATCATTTCCCAGCCAATGCAGGCGCTGGCATTGTCCAGCTCTACCGATGTGCGCATTTCGGCCCGCGCGCCGTCATAGATGATGGTTTCACGCGGCAGCCATTCCAGCATGCCGCCCGTAACGCTCAGGTCTGTGGTCTGGCGTTGCGCCACATTGTGTGCATCCGTAGCGTAGAATTTGGAGGCAGAAGGCGCGGTGAGCAGCGCGTGCGCGCCTTGCTCCAGCCGCACGGCAAGGCTCAGATCATCACCGCTCACAAGGCCGCCAGGCGGGTGCAGCAGGCAGCAGTGGCAGGGCTGGGATGCCTGCGCCCGGCCCGGTGCGTTCACTGGCGCAGCTTCGGGATAGAAGGGCCGCTGCACACGCAAAGGCCCGCTGAACTGCATTTTTGTCAGCGTGGTGCGCCCCTGTCGCACCGCAAAATCCAGCTCCATGCGCGCGCTCCAGCGTCGGTCAGGCGTAAAGCAGTGACCGTGGAGATTGTCGGCAGGGTTTGCGGTGGTGGCAGACATGCAGCTCCTTTTGGATTCCGCAGTGGGAATCAGACACTCAGAAAGGCTTTGACGGTGGCATCGTCCAGGCCGTGCATGCCGCCCTGCGAAACGATGTGCCCGCGATCCATAATCATATAGGTATCTGCCATGCGGCGGGCAAAAGGCACTTTCTGCTCCACCAGCAGCACTGTAAGGCCCATTTCCTCGTTGAGTCTGCGAATGGTTGTGGCGATGTCGCGCACAATGTTGGGCTGGATGCCCTCGGTTGGTTCGTCCAGAATGAGCAGGCGCGGCTCCAGCGTGAGCGCGCGTGCAATGGCAAGCTGTTGCTGCTGCCCGCCGGAAAGATCACCGCCCCTCCGATGCATCATTTCGCCCAGCACGGGGAAAAAGTCAAAGATGAACGGAGGAATGGCCCCTGCCTTGTCCTTGCGCATGGGCAGGGAAAGCTCCATGTTTTCGCGCACGGTCAGCAGGGGGAATATTTGGCGGCCCTGCGGCACATAACCGATGCCCAGGGCCGCCCGTCGCTCCACAGGCAGAGGAAGCAAGTCCGTTCCTTCAAGGAGTATATGGCCGGAGCGTGCAGGCAGCACGCCCATAATGCACTGAAGCAAGGTGGTTTTGCCCACGCCGTTGCGCCCCATGAGGCAGGCACACGAACCGGCCTTCACCTCAAGGTTGACGTCGCGCAGGATGTGGCTTTCGCCATAATACTGATTGAGACCTGTAATATGCAGCATTACGCTCCTCCGGAGCATGAGGCTCGAAAATTGGCAGTTTGCAGCGGTATCCAGCCCAAAATCAGTCCAGGATCATCCAGCGGCTGACCATGGGCCGGGCAGGACTTAGGCCGCGCCCAGCGGTTCGCCCAGATAGGCCTCCACCACGGAGGGATGGTTCTGCATTTCGTCCATGGTGCCCTCGGCCAGTACGCTGCCCTGATGCAGCACCGTGACCTTGTGGGCAATGGCCCGCACAAATTCCATGTCGTGCTCCACCACCATGATGCTCTGCTCGCCTTCCAGGTCATGTAGCAGCTCGATGGTGCGGTCCATTTCTTCAGGGGTCATGCCTGCCACGGGTTCGTCCAGCAGCAGAAGCTGCGGCTTCTGCATGAGCAGCATGCCGATTTCAAGCCACTGCTTCTGCCCGTGCGAGAGCTTGCCAGCCTGCAAGCGGGCCAGCTCCGTCAGGCGGATGCGGTGCAGCACTTCTTCGATAAAGACCTTGTTGTCGGCAGAGAGCCGCGCGCGGAATGTGGGCCATACCCGCTTGTCGCCAGCCAGCGCCAGCTCCAGATTTTGCAGCACGCTCAGGGCCTCGAACACTGAGGGCTTCTGAAATTTGCGGCCAATGCCAGCCTGAGCAATGGCGACTTCGTCCATCTGCAGCAGGTTGCAGGTGCGGCCAAACCATGCGGAACCCGTGTCGGGCCGGGTTTTACCGGTGATCACGTCCATCATGGTGGTCTTGCCCGCGCCGTTGGGGCCGATGACGCAGCGCAGTTCGCCTTTGTCCACATAGAAGGTCAGGTCGTTGAGCGCCTTGAAGCCGTCAAAGCTCACGCTGATTTTTTCCATGTACAACGCGATGTCTGG encodes the following:
- the ureG gene encoding urease accessory protein UreG, with product MTNRPCLRVGVGGPVGSGKTALLRHLCMRLRKHYNMAVVTNDIYTREDAEFLLRHNALEADRIIGVETGGCPHTAIREDASMNIQAIEELQARHPGLELVLVESGGDNLSATFSPELADLTIYVIDVSGGDKIPRKGGPGITKSDLLIINKVDLAPMVHASLDVMERDTRRMRGERPYVLTEMLSGAGIEAVIAFIIREGMLRLPDQSV
- a CDS encoding urease subunit beta → MIPGEFHIAEGEITLNALSEGHEVVLEVSNTGDRPIQVGSHYHFFEVNPALTFAREFARGMRLDIPAGTAVRFEPGQKREVRLVPYAGARRVFGFRAQIMGALDAEAPREEEA
- the urtE gene encoding urea ABC transporter ATP-binding subunit UrtE; translation: MLHITGLNQYYGESHILRDVNLEVKAGSCACLMGRNGVGKTTLLQCIMGVLPARSGHILLEGTDLLPLPVERRAALGIGYVPQGRQIFPLLTVRENMELSLPMRKDKAGAIPPFIFDFFPVLGEMMHRRGGDLSGGQQQQLAIARALTLEPRLLILDEPTEGIQPNIVRDIATTIRRLNEEMGLTVLLVEQKVPFARRMADTYMIMDRGHIVSQGGMHGLDDATVKAFLSV
- a CDS encoding urease accessory protein UreF, whose product is MAELAAGLATEPASELPPPARALAGGTCLAQHVQQCAAHAQAEDAAGQTGPHAGRGCSHTAWNGPQFGLTALLYLAGQSLPVGGFAWSQGLAAAVERGHAATAEGVRRWLWGVLRLGLARNDLPLLLRMHAAASSADADALARWNALMLAGRESRELWQEEIQMGRALRRILHDQGMLPHWQLPDKAGYTACFAVAAVMLGQHARSMEPYCDPAPQQRAGMDAACAYVWSWLQNQVAVACKTVPLGQTAAQKLLLEFMPAVPQLVAQAAALPDEDIGSSLPGLALCSAGHERQYTRLFRS
- the ureC gene encoding urease subunit alpha: MIRIPRSQYAELYGPTTGDRIRLADTELWIEIERDHTVYGDEVCFGGGKVIRDGMGQSQISNADGAMDTVITNAVIMDAALGIIKADLGIRDGRIAAIGKAGNPDVQPDVDVVIGPGTEIIAGEGCLLTAGGMDSHIHFICPQQVEEALASGITTMLGGGTGPATGTNATTCTPGPWHLERMLAATDALPMNFGFLGKGNAAMPEALREQLEAGACGLKLHEDWGTTPAAIDTCLTVADEYDVQVAIHTDTLNEAGFVEDTLAAFRGRTIHTYHTEGAGGGHAPDILRACSLPNVLPSSTNPTRPYTVNTVDEHLDMLMVCHHLNPSLPEDAAFADSRIRRETIAAEDILQDMGVISMISSDSQAMGRVGEVITRAWQTAHKMKVQRGPLPEDRGRGNDNFRVRRYLAKYTCNPAVTHGLSHAIGAVAPGLLADLVLWKPAFFGVKPSLVIKGGQIAAAPMGDANASIPTPQPMHYRPMFGALGQAAAAASLSFVSRAFMENGGEGRLRELGLLRGLSACRGTRTLCKSDLLLNSATPAIAVNPQTYEVRADGEILTCAPAEVLPLAQRYFLF
- the ureA gene encoding urease subunit gamma; the protein is MELLPREKDKLLLFTAGLLAERRKARGLKLNYPEAVAYISLAVLEGARDGQSVAELMGSCRNLLTREDVMDGVPEMIHEVQVEATFPDGTKLVTVHDPIL
- the urtD gene encoding urea ABC transporter ATP-binding protein UrtD, which gives rise to MKTQQDILHGRSLEDVAEAARAYEETHAPFDKRPMKMRARPPRPMMSKPDIALYMEKISVSFDGFKALNDLTFYVDKGELRCVIGPNGAGKTTMMDVITGKTRPDTGSAWFGRTCNLLQMDEVAIAQAGIGRKFQKPSVFEALSVLQNLELALAGDKRVWPTFRARLSADNKVFIEEVLHRIRLTELARLQAGKLSHGQKQWLEIGMLLMQKPQLLLLDEPVAGMTPEEMDRTIELLHDLEGEQSIMVVEHDMEFVRAIAHKVTVLHQGSVLAEGTMDEMQNHPSVVEAYLGEPLGAA
- a CDS encoding urease accessory protein UreD, whose protein sequence is MSATTANPADNLHGHCFTPDRRWSARMELDFAVRQGRTTLTKMQFSGPLRVQRPFYPEAAPVNAPGRAQASQPCHCCLLHPPGGLVSGDDLSLAVRLEQGAHALLTAPSASKFYATDAHNVAQRQTTDLSVTGGMLEWLPRETIIYDGARAEMRTSVELDNASACIGWEMICLGRPAANESFTHGSVRQSLILTREGLPLLHEVLRFEGGDALQKCACGLGDQAVSATLFAVGRGTDDGQDLAALEACCTTLQNMLSPNRDFDDAPDGTPDDAPDDASGGPNPAASDSSVLGKPVPLSAHMGERAGATVRGEVLVVRYLGPDMEEARNLLLTAWNHLRPALTGCPPHMPRIWYGAF
- the prfA gene encoding peptide chain release factor 1 — protein: MFAKLEGLEKKFMELEHSLAEPDVFNDQEHYRKLTKAHADLRDIVERYRRHRALLQEQAENKQLLRDEDPEMRELAQEDLRRIEKELPEVEQELKLMLLPKDPLDEKNTILEIRAGTGGEEAALFAADLFRMYSRYAEVKGWKVELMSESPSESGGLKEVICLISGNKVYSRLKFEAGTHRVQRVPATEAQGRIHTSAATVAVMPEAEEVDVEIRPEDLRIDIYRASGAGGQHVNKTESAVRITHLPTNTVVTCQDERSQHKNKARAMKVLASRILAAERERYNSEISADRKSQVGSGDRSERIRTYNFPQGRCTDHRINLTLYSLDRIMEGEIDPLIEALSTVAQADALKAAATD
- the ureE gene encoding urease accessory protein UreE, translated to MLEFTENMGQRTNLEPTATLTLTWEQRGKCRQRLRLDSGEEAGLFLTRGQVLREGDILRAGDVLAIVRNGEEPVVTGIAPNWETLARACYHLGNRHAAMQLGHKWLRFMPDHVLEELAENLGLRLRRENLPFVPEGGAYGGHGHSHG